The following coding sequences are from one Candidatus Aegiribacteria sp. window:
- the bamA gene encoding outer membrane protein assembly factor BamA, which translates to MRNSIAFLALVISTSLALEVGTVEVTGNSFVSTDLITRVFGLVAGDIYTSAAASRGTRDLFGLGYFSDIELQADTSGGVANLLIVVNENRLLSRIEFSNSGHLNENDVLDSLSLFPGQTVSPGQVEEARKVVMHFYAEKHRHQALVTPVWLEPDTDNRSVLVFECEEGQDIRVGEIDFFGNTVFNDRKLRGQMDTRQDSFWRSGRYRKNEFEASLDSVIAYYQNHGYPEAGILDVEESMLEDGRHLRFEITLDEGGYYTFGDISFSGNEAFSDSILLSAMDMEAGDEYSNEKLSSSLMTVYELLQERGYFYAGIDPVISSGELEGSLDVAYVLTEGERAHIRRIEITGNNRTLENVIRRELTVYPGDMFQRSALMRSYRNIYYLNYFSNVGVDFRYLEDSPDVDVLFDLEEKTTGKAGIGAAYGGGTGFSGFVELGETNFFGRGQNLSFNYKFSKTQQDIQVGFTEPWFMDTPLSLGGELFHTTYNESEYDRRRTGGAVMVGRPLPWVDYGSASIKYSLEKVDVFDITSDTTSYYYSLRDIDWPRWTSSVRLNFTRDSRDRQMFASSGSRNSLTGEFAGGVLGGNIGFQKYRIDSSWYVPSFWKFIFFLRARVGMVTSLSGNEPPAYELFELGGTGFYGIRGYGSETIVARDGYATVGGRSMLILTAEYRCRIIDQLQLAVFADAGNTWDSWSSSDFSDLNRGVGIGVRIEVPMLGVIGFDYAYGFDGPNRGWEPHFQFGTIF; encoded by the coding sequence TTGAGAAATAGCATAGCATTTCTGGCACTTGTTATATCAACATCGCTTGCGCTTGAGGTAGGTACGGTGGAAGTGACCGGCAATTCCTTCGTAAGCACTGACCTTATCACCAGGGTTTTCGGACTGGTCGCAGGGGATATTTATACATCTGCTGCCGCCAGCAGGGGAACCAGGGATCTTTTCGGACTGGGATATTTCAGCGATATCGAACTGCAGGCTGATACATCCGGTGGAGTTGCGAACCTTCTCATTGTCGTAAACGAGAACAGGCTGCTAAGCAGAATTGAATTCAGCAACTCCGGACATCTTAATGAGAACGATGTTTTGGATTCGCTTTCACTATTCCCAGGTCAGACTGTCTCACCGGGACAGGTTGAAGAAGCTCGCAAGGTGGTGATGCATTTCTACGCTGAAAAACACAGGCACCAGGCTCTGGTTACGCCCGTATGGCTTGAACCGGATACTGACAACAGAAGCGTACTTGTGTTCGAATGTGAAGAGGGTCAGGACATCAGAGTCGGGGAGATAGACTTTTTTGGAAATACGGTATTCAATGATAGAAAGCTCCGCGGCCAGATGGATACAAGGCAGGATTCCTTCTGGCGGTCGGGAAGGTACAGAAAAAATGAATTTGAAGCCAGCCTTGATTCAGTGATAGCCTACTACCAGAATCACGGATATCCAGAAGCCGGAATTCTTGATGTCGAGGAGTCGATGCTCGAAGACGGACGGCATCTCAGGTTTGAGATAACTCTGGATGAGGGTGGATACTACACCTTTGGTGACATTTCATTTTCGGGTAATGAAGCTTTTTCTGACTCAATTCTTCTATCAGCCATGGATATGGAAGCTGGGGATGAGTACAGCAATGAAAAGCTTAGTTCTTCCCTTATGACGGTATACGAACTACTTCAGGAACGTGGATATTTCTACGCGGGTATCGATCCTGTTATCTCTTCAGGTGAACTGGAGGGCTCTCTTGATGTCGCTTACGTTCTAACCGAAGGTGAAAGGGCTCATATCCGCAGGATAGAAATCACCGGAAATAACAGAACGCTGGAAAATGTAATCAGGCGGGAATTAACCGTTTATCCCGGAGACATGTTCCAGAGGTCAGCTCTTATGAGAAGCTACAGGAATATCTACTACCTGAACTATTTCAGTAATGTTGGTGTGGATTTCCGCTACCTGGAAGATTCACCGGACGTTGACGTTCTCTTTGATCTGGAAGAGAAAACTACCGGAAAAGCCGGAATAGGAGCCGCATACGGAGGCGGAACAGGGTTCAGCGGATTTGTCGAACTGGGTGAAACCAACTTCTTCGGACGAGGACAAAATCTTTCCTTTAATTATAAATTCTCCAAAACCCAGCAGGATATCCAGGTGGGTTTCACAGAGCCGTGGTTTATGGATACACCTCTATCACTTGGTGGCGAGCTTTTTCATACTACCTATAATGAATCGGAATATGACCGCCGGAGAACAGGGGGAGCTGTGATGGTAGGCCGTCCTCTTCCGTGGGTGGATTACGGATCAGCATCAATAAAGTACAGCCTTGAAAAGGTTGATGTATTCGATATTACATCCGATACAACAAGTTACTACTACTCGCTTCGCGATATAGACTGGCCCAGATGGACAAGTTCTGTCAGGTTGAATTTTACCAGAGACAGCAGGGATAGACAGATGTTTGCCTCCAGTGGCTCCCGAAACAGCCTGACGGGTGAGTTTGCAGGGGGTGTTCTGGGCGGCAATATCGGATTCCAGAAATATCGTATCGACTCAAGCTGGTACGTGCCATCTTTCTGGAAGTTCATCTTCTTCTTAAGAGCAAGAGTTGGAATGGTAACATCTCTGTCTGGCAATGAACCTCCGGCATACGAACTCTTCGAACTGGGGGGAACAGGTTTCTACGGCATCAGGGGGTACGGTTCCGAGACCATCGTTGCCCGAGACGGTTATGCGACTGTAGGCGGAAGATCAATGCTGATACTGACCGCTGAATACAGATGCCGTATAATCGACCAGCTTCAACTGGCTGTATTTGCCGATGCGGGGAATACCTGGGATTCCTGGTCTTCCAGTGATTTTTCCGATCTGAACCGTGGCGTTGGAATCGGAGTAAGGATAGAAGTGCCTATGCTGGGCGTCATAGGATTCGATTACGCCTACGGCTTTGATGGCCCGAATCGCGGCTGGGAACCGCATTTTCAGTTCGGCACAATATTCTGA
- the lysS gene encoding lysine--tRNA ligase, which translates to MSDEKNTVREEKLLRLKEELGVDPYPSCCHKSIPINVIRDAGETESTVTASGRLTGKREHGKTVFADLRDATGSIQIYFGKKILSERDWSVLDLLDLGDFIQVKGSIFTTRMGELTIKCEELGLLCKSLRQLPVVKVDATGVAHDEVTDRDFLFRHRCVDLQVNTDSLNRFVKRSRIISALRSHLDSSGFLEVETPVLQPLYGGAAAEPFETMYGSMNQQFYLRIATELYLKRLVAGGIDRVYELGKDFRNEGVDRTHSPEFTQLELYEAYADYNVMMNRFEEMFCAAAESADHSGSVLYQGDNIDISPPFRRIGFLDSLREASGEDLFSWETEDLRKLIDRNDIITQADDRITMLDKLFDHYVAHRIQQPTFVIDYPEELSPLAKRKRGASGVTERFEVFIAGLELANAFSEQNNPVLQRRILKEQADASKHREGELDEDFLYALETGMPPTGGMGIGVDRLVMVLTDTGKIRDTILFPHLKRNDQ; encoded by the coding sequence ATGAGTGATGAGAAGAATACTGTAAGAGAGGAGAAACTCCTTCGACTGAAGGAAGAACTTGGTGTTGACCCTTACCCTTCGTGTTGCCATAAATCAATACCAATAAACGTGATAAGGGATGCAGGTGAAACCGAAAGCACTGTTACCGCGTCGGGAAGGCTTACAGGCAAGCGGGAACATGGAAAGACAGTGTTTGCAGACCTGCGGGATGCAACAGGATCGATCCAGATCTATTTCGGAAAAAAGATATTGAGCGAGAGGGACTGGTCTGTACTTGATCTTCTTGATCTTGGGGATTTTATTCAGGTGAAAGGATCAATATTCACAACGAGGATGGGGGAGCTGACTATAAAATGTGAAGAGCTGGGACTGCTCTGCAAAAGTCTGAGACAGCTTCCTGTTGTTAAAGTTGATGCCACTGGAGTGGCTCACGATGAAGTTACCGACAGAGACTTTCTCTTCAGACATCGGTGCGTGGATCTACAGGTGAATACGGATTCACTTAACAGATTTGTAAAACGAAGCAGAATCATATCCGCTTTAAGGTCACACCTGGATTCCAGCGGATTTCTGGAAGTTGAAACCCCTGTACTTCAGCCATTATACGGAGGTGCTGCGGCAGAGCCTTTTGAAACAATGTACGGAAGCATGAACCAGCAGTTTTATCTTAGAATAGCCACCGAATTGTATCTTAAGAGGTTGGTAGCCGGAGGGATTGACAGGGTATACGAGCTTGGAAAAGACTTCAGAAACGAGGGTGTTGACAGAACACACAGCCCCGAATTTACTCAGCTTGAACTTTACGAAGCATACGCTGATTACAATGTAATGATGAACAGATTCGAGGAGATGTTCTGCGCTGCAGCTGAGTCTGCCGATCATAGTGGCAGTGTACTATACCAGGGAGACAATATAGATATTTCACCTCCATTCCGGAGAATAGGTTTTTTGGATTCTCTTCGGGAAGCAAGTGGTGAGGATCTTTTCTCCTGGGAGACTGAGGATCTCAGGAAGCTTATCGATAGAAATGATATAATTACTCAGGCTGATGATCGCATCACAATGCTTGACAAACTATTTGATCATTATGTTGCCCATCGGATTCAGCAGCCAACATTTGTAATTGATTATCCAGAAGAGCTTTCGCCACTTGCAAAAAGGAAGAGGGGCGCTTCAGGCGTAACCGAAAGGTTCGAAGTGTTTATTGCCGGGCTGGAGTTAGCAAACGCGTTCAGCGAGCAGAACAATCCTGTGCTTCAGAGAAGGATTCTGAAAGAACAGGCTGATGCCAGCAAACACAGAGAAGGCGAGCTTGATGAAGATTTCCTCTACGCTCTGGAAACGGGCATGCCTCCAACAGGCGGCATGGGAATTGGTGTTGATCGTCTTGTGATGGTTCTTACAGATACAGGCAAGATAAGGGATACCATCCTCTTTCCGCATTTAAAACGGAATGATCAGTGA
- a CDS encoding ABC transporter permease, translated as MKLSLVFRIAWRQILSRSNSGFIRTVSFLSIAGIAIGVAALLILNSFMDGFSESILNQLSSIHPPMEIRTPGGFVLEPEAIQFADSLAGTLGNITSVSPVLEKTVVAAGNSGDVAGVRIRGVDWDIEPSLVTGERLRDLDVSGRGAVLGTTLAERLGVSRGDTVRLASTDATQFSAMGRLLVDTIVSVRISEVTNFGIEEYNSSIIITDISTVSLLFKNPIMATSLSVGLVQDADPVTEAENISHLLRESYIAGECDYMICSAFISAHRNLFAALGLEKTGMTIVLALISVVALLNLLSALNMIAIEHRRDTGVLRSMGASPGIIVSTGLMQGGIIGAGGALSGSIFAALAVILINRYFPIRLESSVYWIDMLPGKVQPHLIVGIICATIAACFVAAIIPALHAIRVSPSEAVRYE; from the coding sequence GTGAAACTTTCACTTGTTTTCCGTATTGCATGGCGTCAAATACTCAGCAGATCGAACTCCGGTTTTATAAGGACTGTTTCTTTTCTTTCCATTGCGGGGATAGCCATAGGAGTCGCCGCGCTCTTGATACTGAATTCCTTTATGGACGGATTCTCTGAATCCATACTGAACCAGCTTTCCTCCATTCATCCCCCAATGGAGATCAGGACTCCCGGCGGTTTTGTACTTGAGCCGGAAGCTATTCAGTTTGCAGACAGTCTGGCCGGCACATTAGGAAATATCACATCTGTTTCACCTGTGCTTGAAAAAACAGTAGTTGCTGCCGGGAACAGCGGAGACGTTGCCGGAGTCCGTATAAGGGGAGTGGATTGGGATATAGAACCTTCATTGGTTACCGGTGAAAGGCTTCGTGATCTCGACGTATCCGGAAGGGGAGCGGTACTGGGCACGACACTTGCAGAAAGGCTTGGTGTCTCCAGGGGAGATACAGTCAGACTTGCTTCTACGGATGCAACCCAGTTTTCTGCTATGGGAAGGTTGTTGGTTGACACCATTGTATCCGTTCGTATAAGTGAGGTAACGAATTTTGGTATAGAGGAATACAATTCTTCAATTATAATCACGGACATTTCAACAGTTTCACTGCTTTTCAAAAACCCGATTATGGCTACTTCACTGAGCGTAGGTCTGGTACAGGACGCGGATCCTGTAACTGAAGCTGAGAATATATCACATCTTCTTAGAGAATCTTATATTGCAGGAGAATGTGATTATATGATTTGCAGTGCTTTTATATCAGCTCATAGAAATCTTTTCGCTGCTCTGGGGCTGGAGAAAACAGGAATGACCATTGTGCTTGCATTGATAAGTGTTGTTGCGTTGCTGAACCTTCTCAGTGCCCTTAATATGATCGCAATTGAGCACCGGAGAGATACCGGAGTTCTGAGATCCATGGGAGCATCTCCGGGTATTATCGTTTCCACAGGATTGATGCAGGGCGGCATTATTGGAGCAGGCGGTGCGCTTTCAGGGAGCATTTTTGCAGCGCTTGCCGTTATTCTTATAAACAGATACTTTCCCATAAGGCTTGAAAGCAGTGTATACTGGATTGATATGCTTCCCGGGAAAGTGCAGCCGCATCTTATTGTTGGAATAATTTGTGCAACCATTGCAGCGTGCTTTGTAGCAGCCATTATTCCTGCTCTGCACGCAATTAGAGTGTCTCCATCGGAAGCGGTGAGATATGAATGA
- a CDS encoding ATP-dependent Clp protease ATP-binding subunit — protein MPEKLTEKARAALEISVNEAERSGQSKVASEHILFGLISVKGSAALIILHELGVRIGILRTRLENLMRRPVANEITLREVGWTTKARLVRREAIRRAVSSGAIETGTHHLLLGLMSVGNCQASSILREKGVFLKAAEEAAAELPPHIESDNAEKQKNLQEIPGIDYFCRDLTRMTREGKLDPVIGRERQIDRLMQVLCRRKKSNPILIGEPGVGKTAIVEGLAGLIAQGKTPDLIAGKRILALDMAAVVAGTKYRGQFEQRLKKLLGEISESGDIILFIDEAHVLVGAGAAEGAMDAANLLKPALARGELQCIAATTLDEYRKRIEKDGALERRFQPVPVDPPGVNETIEILEGLRQRYEEHHGTVYTDEAIQASAKLAARYISGRFLPDKAIDVMDEAGAKNRVSHCTLPDNIKEMMNGLAVLKNRKNEASRNEEFESILRLREEIENSEKELAEARSSWLAGVQISPVSEKQVAEVVADMTGIPVSRVGKSETARLLDLEGRLERRIVGQREAIASITSAIRRSRVGLRDANRPAGTFLFLGPSGVGKTETARMLAELVYEDPSALIRIDMSEFQQSFAGSRLIGAPPGYVGYDEGGQLTEKVRRRPYSIVLFDEIEKAHTDLYNMLLQVMDYGRMTDNYGREIDFTNTIMIMTSNIASRDLLSNGKLGFSTDDKEAETERIDGLVMDAVKNQFNPEFLNRLDEIVIFNPLEFSDMETIVSLQMEGVEERLEELGISLVLSPEAITLIAEAGYDPEAGARHIRRTIRRLLEDPLTDSILRSEFSSGDTVLAVRDGNRIVFRIPRENNGNEITSNTIQGRVEN, from the coding sequence GTGCCGGAGAAACTGACAGAGAAAGCACGGGCTGCTCTGGAGATATCAGTTAATGAAGCTGAACGATCAGGACAGAGTAAGGTGGCCTCCGAGCATATTCTATTTGGTTTGATTTCAGTAAAGGGCTCGGCGGCTCTGATAATTCTTCATGAGCTTGGCGTAAGAATTGGCATACTGAGAACAAGACTCGAAAACCTTATGCGCAGACCGGTAGCAAACGAGATAACTCTGCGCGAGGTAGGCTGGACTACCAAAGCTCGTCTGGTTAGACGTGAGGCCATAAGAAGAGCTGTGAGCAGCGGTGCGATTGAAACAGGTACCCATCATCTTCTGCTGGGTCTCATGTCAGTAGGAAACTGCCAGGCTTCCAGCATTCTCAGAGAAAAGGGGGTATTTCTAAAGGCCGCTGAAGAAGCCGCCGCAGAACTACCACCTCATATTGAATCAGATAATGCTGAAAAACAGAAAAATCTGCAGGAAATACCGGGAATAGATTATTTCTGCAGGGATTTGACCAGGATGACAAGAGAGGGTAAACTCGATCCTGTTATCGGCAGGGAACGGCAGATAGACAGGTTAATGCAGGTTCTGTGCCGAAGGAAGAAATCAAACCCTATTCTTATAGGGGAACCGGGCGTTGGAAAAACGGCGATTGTGGAAGGCCTTGCTGGGCTTATCGCCCAGGGAAAAACACCAGATCTGATAGCTGGAAAACGGATACTTGCCCTTGATATGGCTGCGGTGGTCGCCGGAACGAAATACCGGGGACAGTTCGAGCAAAGGCTGAAAAAGCTACTTGGAGAGATTTCCGAATCCGGAGATATCATACTCTTTATCGATGAAGCGCATGTACTCGTAGGAGCCGGTGCGGCCGAGGGTGCTATGGACGCGGCCAATCTTCTTAAACCGGCCCTCGCAAGGGGGGAATTACAATGTATAGCGGCTACAACACTCGATGAGTACAGGAAACGTATTGAGAAGGATGGAGCGCTTGAGAGAAGATTTCAGCCTGTACCTGTTGATCCTCCGGGTGTGAATGAAACAATCGAGATCCTTGAAGGCCTGAGGCAGAGGTACGAAGAACATCACGGAACGGTATATACAGATGAGGCGATTCAGGCTTCCGCAAAACTGGCTGCCAGGTATATCAGCGGCAGATTTCTCCCCGATAAGGCTATCGATGTAATGGATGAAGCGGGAGCGAAAAATAGAGTATCACATTGTACTCTGCCCGATAACATAAAGGAAATGATGAATGGTCTTGCGGTACTTAAAAACAGAAAAAATGAAGCATCTCGGAACGAGGAATTCGAAAGTATCCTGAGATTGCGGGAGGAAATAGAGAACAGTGAAAAGGAACTTGCCGAAGCACGCTCCAGCTGGCTGGCAGGTGTTCAGATTTCTCCGGTTTCAGAAAAGCAGGTGGCTGAAGTAGTTGCGGACATGACAGGCATTCCGGTAAGCAGGGTTGGAAAGAGTGAAACAGCCAGACTTCTTGATCTTGAAGGCAGACTTGAGAGAAGGATAGTAGGACAGAGGGAGGCGATCGCAAGTATCACCAGCGCAATCAGACGTAGCCGGGTAGGGCTGAGGGATGCGAACAGACCGGCTGGAACATTCCTTTTCCTGGGTCCTTCAGGGGTTGGGAAAACGGAGACAGCAAGAATGCTTGCTGAACTGGTATACGAAGATCCATCTGCTCTTATCAGGATAGATATGTCCGAATTTCAGCAGAGTTTTGCTGGATCAAGGCTGATTGGCGCACCTCCAGGATATGTAGGCTACGATGAAGGAGGGCAACTGACAGAAAAAGTTCGTAGAAGACCTTACTCCATTGTACTTTTTGACGAAATCGAGAAAGCACATACCGATCTTTACAATATGCTCCTGCAGGTTATGGACTACGGCAGAATGACCGATAATTACGGCAGAGAGATAGATTTTACGAACACAATCATGATAATGACCAGCAACATCGCCTCCAGAGACCTTCTCAGCAACGGTAAACTGGGCTTTTCAACGGATGATAAAGAAGCTGAAACTGAACGTATTGACGGATTGGTGATGGATGCCGTTAAAAACCAGTTCAATCCCGAATTCCTCAACAGGCTGGACGAGATTGTGATTTTTAATCCTCTTGAATTTTCGGATATGGAGACAATTGTCTCCCTTCAGATGGAAGGTGTTGAAGAGCGATTGGAAGAACTTGGTATCTCTCTTGTCCTGTCCCCTGAAGCGATAACACTGATAGCAGAAGCCGGTTACGATCCTGAAGCCGGAGCAAGACATATAAGAAGAACAATAAGAAGGCTGCTTGAGGATCCGCTGACGGATTCGATATTGAGAAGTGAATTCTCATCCGGAGACACGGTTCTTGCAGTGCGGGATGGAAATCGAATCGTTTTCAGAATACCAAGGGAAAACAATGGAAATGAAATTACATCGAACACAATACAAGGAAGAGTTGAGAATTGA
- a CDS encoding ABC transporter ATP-binding protein, with product MNDTVVLSAVDIWKSYGKGDTFLSILRGSCISVSKGEVVSIVGPSGSGKSTFLHVCGVLDPPDRGTVSVGGTDVWSVNESRRAKLRNTDLGFVFQFHHLLDEFTLLENVAMPSMLAGNSRRNALESASELLEEVGLSSRGRHFPSEASGGERQRIAVARALILSPSVVLADEPTGNLDSANSRIVEDLMFELAERRNQAFIIATHSIELAGRAHRCLELEDGILCS from the coding sequence ATGAATGATACTGTTGTTTTATCAGCAGTTGATATATGGAAATCGTACGGTAAAGGAGACACATTTCTTTCGATTCTAAGGGGCTCATGTATTAGTGTGTCCAAAGGTGAAGTTGTATCAATCGTGGGCCCGAGCGGTTCGGGCAAAAGCACTTTTTTGCATGTCTGCGGTGTACTCGACCCTCCCGATAGAGGCACCGTATCCGTCGGAGGAACTGATGTATGGTCTGTGAATGAATCCAGAAGGGCAAAACTGCGGAATACTGATCTGGGGTTTGTATTTCAGTTTCATCACCTGCTTGATGAGTTCACACTTCTTGAGAATGTTGCTATGCCGTCCATGCTGGCCGGGAACTCACGGCGGAATGCTCTTGAATCCGCATCGGAGCTTCTTGAAGAAGTAGGATTATCCAGCAGAGGCCGACACTTCCCTTCGGAGGCTTCAGGAGGTGAGCGACAGAGGATTGCTGTAGCACGGGCATTAATACTATCCCCTTCAGTTGTGCTGGCTGATGAACCAACGGGAAACCTTGATTCGGCCAACAGCAGAATTGTCGAGGATCTGATGTTCGAACTGGCCGAAAGAAGAAACCAGGCTTTCATCATCGCGACTCACAGCATCGAGCTTGCCGGGAGAGCTCATAGATGTCTTGAACTGGAAGACGGGATACTCTGCTCTTGA
- the prfB gene encoding peptide chain release factor 2, which translates to MMAEPGFWDSRDSAMKTIEENKQVQIWLDPIRGLENRLDTIVIALELLEDGSDEELLNDSAINLSAIARKLDRLEFIQMLSGQHDRNDAILTIRSGAGGQDSQDWAEMLMKMYIYWAEKQEFDIEVLSLSEGGSEGGIREATLSVKGSWAYGYLRAEGGIHRLVRKSPFDQNHRRHTSFASVFPLPDIEDEIEIELNDDEIRVDTFRASGAGGQHVNKTDSAVRMTHIPTGIVATCQNQRSQHRNREVARRILRAKLYELEEEKRLEEKAKLEKTKKDVSWGHQIRSYVMHPYRMVKDHRTGIETSNIDDFLSGEIQEFIEEYLRKSSQQ; encoded by the coding sequence ATAATGGCTGAACCGGGTTTCTGGGACAGCAGGGATAGTGCCATGAAGACCATTGAGGAGAACAAACAGGTTCAGATATGGCTTGATCCCATTCGTGGCTTGGAAAACAGGCTTGATACTATTGTAATTGCTCTGGAACTGCTTGAGGACGGTTCCGATGAAGAACTTCTGAATGATAGCGCTATCAATCTCTCCGCAATAGCCAGAAAGCTTGACAGACTGGAATTCATACAAATGCTTTCCGGTCAGCATGACAGGAACGATGCAATCCTGACAATCCGTTCCGGAGCCGGCGGGCAGGACAGCCAGGACTGGGCTGAAATGTTGATGAAGATGTACATTTACTGGGCTGAAAAGCAGGAATTTGATATTGAGGTTCTCAGCTTAAGTGAAGGCGGTTCGGAGGGTGGTATCAGAGAAGCTACTTTATCTGTTAAAGGTTCCTGGGCTTATGGGTACCTGAGGGCCGAAGGCGGTATTCATCGCCTGGTTAGAAAATCACCTTTTGACCAGAACCACAGGAGGCATACGAGTTTTGCTTCGGTGTTTCCGCTGCCGGATATCGAAGATGAGATAGAAATTGAGCTTAATGACGATGAAATCAGAGTTGATACTTTCAGAGCAAGCGGAGCGGGTGGCCAGCATGTTAATAAAACAGATTCGGCTGTGAGAATGACCCATATTCCCACGGGGATAGTGGCAACATGCCAGAATCAGCGGTCTCAGCACCGTAACCGGGAAGTTGCCAGGAGAATCCTTAGGGCGAAGCTGTACGAACTCGAAGAGGAGAAACGGCTGGAAGAGAAGGCCAAACTGGAGAAAACGAAAAAGGATGTATCATGGGGTCATCAGATAAGATCGTACGTTATGCATCCCTATAGGATGGTAAAGGATCACCGAACCGGAATAGAAACATCCAACATAGATGATTTCCTATCCGGTGAAATCCAGGAATTCATAGAGGAATATCTGAGAAAGAGCAGTCAGCAATGA
- a CDS encoding cation:proton antiporter yields MFSEITGYLLELREVFSHHVVFGVGILLMGSYFMGRFAEKVRLPAITGFILAGLLLGPSCIGLVHEDLDETLASITEIALALIALVIGSEFSLKKLRTIGKPVVIITLFQLCGTFILVTAGLVIAGMKFEYAAILGAIASATAPAATVAIIRELKARGPFVDHLYGVVALDDAGCVLLFAAVTAIAGNSLGSATGLVNSVFHAVIEIFSSIALGAFAGLVLHLLTRKRRRANEVLIVLLGVVLILSAISNCFHLSALLASMAAGTMMANLSRKTHRIINTLDSISPPLYAAFFAIAGAELNLAILTSPHILLMGGIFVLARAAGKILGVHFGASAANSDPLIKKYLGFGMLPQAGVAIGLVLFLDTMPYFAINRSITTTLINIVLFSVLVNELTGPPLSRYAVVHGAKLE; encoded by the coding sequence ATGTTTTCAGAAATAACAGGTTATCTGCTGGAACTGCGCGAAGTTTTCAGCCACCATGTCGTATTTGGGGTCGGGATTCTTCTCATGGGAAGTTATTTCATGGGTCGGTTTGCGGAGAAAGTGCGGCTTCCGGCTATAACCGGTTTTATACTCGCGGGCCTGCTGCTGGGACCTTCATGCATTGGCCTTGTTCACGAAGACCTAGATGAGACCCTCGCTTCGATAACCGAAATCGCCCTTGCTCTTATCGCCCTGGTTATCGGAAGCGAATTCAGCTTGAAAAAACTTAGAACCATCGGAAAGCCGGTGGTAATCATTACGCTTTTCCAACTTTGCGGTACATTCATTCTTGTTACAGCCGGCCTGGTTATCGCGGGAATGAAGTTCGAATACGCTGCAATTCTGGGAGCTATAGCATCCGCAACGGCACCTGCGGCTACAGTTGCGATCATCAGAGAGCTCAAGGCAAGAGGTCCATTCGTCGACCATCTCTACGGTGTCGTAGCTCTTGATGATGCGGGATGCGTACTGCTCTTTGCTGCGGTTACCGCCATTGCCGGTAATTCTCTTGGATCAGCTACCGGCCTTGTTAATTCGGTTTTCCATGCTGTAATTGAGATTTTCTCATCAATTGCACTTGGGGCATTTGCAGGATTGGTACTGCATCTTCTGACCCGAAAAAGAAGAAGAGCCAACGAAGTACTGATAGTATTACTTGGGGTTGTACTCATTCTTTCAGCGATCTCCAACTGCTTTCATCTCAGCGCGCTTCTCGCCAGTATGGCTGCGGGTACTATGATGGCGAACCTGTCAAGGAAAACCCACAGGATCATCAATACTCTGGATTCAATTTCTCCACCCCTTTACGCAGCCTTCTTCGCGATTGCCGGTGCCGAATTGAACTTAGCCATTCTTACCTCGCCTCATATCCTGCTCATGGGTGGAATATTTGTCCTGGCCAGAGCCGCCGGAAAAATTCTTGGAGTACATTTCGGAGCGTCCGCAGCCAATTCGGATCCGCTGATTAAGAAATATCTTGGCTTCGGAATGCTCCCACAGGCCGGAGTGGCTATAGGTCTTGTACTGTTTCTGGATACGATGCCTTATTTTGCGATTAACCGCTCCATCACTACTACTCTTATAAATATTGTACTGTTCTCTGTACTTGTTAATGAACTTACCGGACCGCCGCTTTCAAGATACGCTGTAGTTCACGGCGCTAAATTGGAGTAA